Part of the Actinomycetota bacterium genome is shown below.
TCGCCCGCGAGCACGGCGGCCAGCGTCATGGCCGCGGCCGGCTCCACCACCGTCTTGGCGCGCGTCCAGATCAGCTCCATGGCCGCCAACGTCTCGTCGTCGCCCACCGTCACGATGTCGTCCACGAGCCGGGAGATCACCGCCCACGGACGGTCCCCCACGCACGGCGCCCGCACCCCGTCGACGACGGTCGCGGGGGTGGCCTCGAGCCGGACCCGGCTCCCGGACCGCAGGGAGCGGGCGGCGTCGTCCGCCGCCTCGGGCTCTACGCCCACCACGCGGGTGCCCGGGCTCGCGTCGGCCACCGCGACGGCGGTCCCGGAGATGAGGCCCCCGCCCCCCACGGGGACGACGACCACATCGAGGTCCTGGACGTCGGAGACGAGCTCCAGGCCGGCCGTACCCTGTCCGGCCATCACCCGGAGGTCGTCGTAGGGATGGACGAGCGGGAGACCCCGCTCCCGCACGAGCTCCGCCACGACCTCGTCGCGGTTCGCATCGGTCACCCCGTCGCTGACCACGTCGGCTCCCAGGGCGAGCGTCGCGGCCACCTTGGCGGGG
Proteins encoded:
- a CDS encoding threonine/serine dehydratase gives rise to the protein MELTPDMVRAAADRIRPHVRRTPVLRCRSLDELAGAQLYMKAENLQRIGAFKARGAFNALLQMEADERSRGVLAVSSGNHAQAVALAARELGTSATVVMPADANPAKVAATLALGADVVSDGVTDANRDEVVAELVRERGLPLVHPYDDLRVMAGQGTAGLELVSDVQDLDVVVVPVGGGGLISGTAVAVADASPGTRVVGVEPEAADDAARSLRSGSRVRLEATPATVVDGVRAPCVGDRPWAVISRLVDDIVTVGDDETLAAMELIWTRAKTVVEPAAAMTLAAVLAG